The sequence below is a genomic window from Lolium perenne isolate Kyuss_39 chromosome 7, Kyuss_2.0, whole genome shotgun sequence.
AAACAAAAATGTCGACCACCATTAAATCTTCGTACAAACATTCTTGCAAATGGGCCCATGCCTTATCTCTACTCTACCTCTGTACTCTCATCACATGCATATTCTATGTACCCTCACCATACCACACTAAAAAACAAAGATACTGAGAGACCCCTCCAACCCACATCGCTGGAGTCAGGGCCGATGCGGCGGCGGAGGAGATACCGAGCCTAGATTGAGGCGGTAACAGGACCAACACGGCTGGCCGAACTCCGCTAAGGAATAAACTTTGGGTTGCGCCATGTGTCACACGCACAACATGTGTGCTTCCCTTTACAAAGGTTTTTTTAGAGATTTGATAGAGGAGTGTGGAGGTTAAAGGccaagctacatgtagctctttatttcTAAACTTTTGGAACACGtattcaaagtgtcaaaaaaatcGAAACAAAATTCTAGAGGTAGTCAATGATGTATTGTACAATGGTGTAAAATCTCAGCGCAAACTGATTTATATTCTAGGTTACACGAAATTAGTCTTGAAATGTGCACTGTTCACTATAAAATTTGTCAGAATTTGTTATTTTGTTGTACCCCAGAATATGAAGTAGTTTGTATTGAGGTTTCACACCATTGTAGTATACATCATTGGCTATCTATAGAATTTTGTTTCGGattttttgaaactttgaaataCGAAATCTGAGTGTTGGCAAATAAAGAGCTACGTGTAGCTTGGCCTCCGTTTTAAGTTTTCCTTtgatagagcttttattttgatttTCTTTTGTTCATGTTGGGGGCACCCTTTTCTAGACCATCATGGGCCGGATTACTGCAGATTGGGCTGGTCTAGCTCATGCCTCCAACATGGGCCGAAGGCTCTACAGCCCAAACTTATATGAATCAAATCATGAGGCAACACCCTCACAATAAAACTAAGAAgttctcaaaaaaagaaaaacaagagAACTAAGAAAACGTTCGTTCAGGTTCCCCTGACAAGAAAGGTTTTGCACCCCATATCTTGGCTGCATGTGTAAGAACATATATTTTGTTTGATATATGGAGTATGTTACACGGTTGTAGTACAATCCATTTATAGAACAAGTATACATCAAATTATGCATTATACATTGTTCCTGTATATTTCACTTAATTCACCTTATTATATCCTGGACAGTGCCATGCACATTTATTGGCAAATCACCCAGCATCATCACACCTCGAGTCCTCGACAAAGTATTGTGTTTACACGCACGACAATAGATAGTTACCTTATTACCATTTCAGACGAGCTAGTTTGATTCTTGTGACGATTGATGACGCTTGTGCGCATAGTACTTAATTTACCAGCGGCCCGAGTTGACGACCCTGCACGATTTCCTGACCTCGCCATGGTCGCCCTCCTTGAGGTCGATCTGCCCCATCTTGAGCATCCCCTGCTGGAACGCGAAGAAGAAGTACCCCGGGTTCATGGCGAACATGTTCACCAGCTGCTTCGTCTCGGGCGACTCGAACAGCGTCTGGTCCGAGCTCAGAAGGCCCCTCCTCTGCTGCAGCTCCTTGAAGTAGACGCCGTCGAAGGCCGTGCTGGTCCGGTCGAACGTCGCCGTGGCCGAGTCCCCCCCGCTCTTGCACGCGGCCGCCAGCGACGAGCCCAGGCCGGAGTCCAGCGTCGCCGTCTCCGTCGTGAGCCGGGTCTTGAACGCGGCGCAGTGCGCCACGCCCAGCGTGTGCCCGCCGGAGAGCGCCACCATGTCCTGCACGTTGAAGCCGTGGGTAGCGAAGAGACTGATCAGCGACGAGGCGTTGAGGAACGGCGCCGGGAGCGCCGTGAAGGTGTCGGAGAACACCGAGCGGGACCCGTCGCGCCGCCCCGTCGGCACGCCGTAGTAGGGGCCTCCCGCGAAGAGCACCGCGTCGCGCGCCGCGAAGGCCAGCACGTCCGCGCAGGACACCACGCCCGGGCACTGCGCTTCCAGCATCTGCTTGATCTTGTCGATCACCTCGAACCCGCGCAGGCTCTTGTTCGCCGGCGCGTCCTTCTCCGCCGTGTTGCCCGCCGTCGAGTCCAGAAGAACCGACGCGTCGCATCCCTATATACCCATGTCGCGAATCCATGAATGCATGAGAGATCAAACAGCACAACACACGGACGTCGCATGTACTAGTAGCAAGATGACACGTACCTGGACGAAGCAGTCATGGAAGTGGAGccggaggaggccggcggcgaGGGTGGGGTCGCCCATCACGGCCTCGCTCACCACGTTCCGGACGATGTACTCGGCGAACGGGCAGCTCATGGCGTAGTAGTCCATGCTCAGCGCGGCGGCGCCGGGGCCCGCAATGGCGACGACCACCTCCACTAGGATCAAGAGCCTCACAAGGTCCTTGGCAGCGCCCATTGCCGATCACAGATCGATGCTAGCTAAGTATTTTTTTTTCTTGACCTGATTCCTGATCTGAAGTGATAGCTGACAGTCAGAAGTAGAAGAAGAGTGAGGACTGAGTTCATGCTGTGGAGAGTGCAGCGGCAGCCGGTATTTATAGGCGCGGCATGCATGCGCATGTGCATGATTGATTTGATTATGTGCGACCTAATATATATCGTTTGACGTATGTAATGGACATAGTGCAGTACAtggatgaaaccaaaaacaggtcACTAGCAGAGAGTGTGAGTGATCGTCTTCTCACTATAAGAATAATACAATGGTCTACCTAAGTCAAAAATCCCAGCATGAAGCCATGAACTAGTCAACCATGAGCTAATGCGAGAATAGTGTCCCCATTTTGAGTAGTACTACCTATTTATGGCCCTTTTAATTAGTGTTATTCAAAAAATACAGCATTGCAGCGTCATGTTTAGTCAGATACTACATGATTAAATTTCGTATCCTAGTTTGTTTCTTGCGCATAACTAGTTGATAAGTAAATTCATAAAAAATGGGGTaaaatatatataaaaaaaataaaacttACATTGTACATGTTTTTGTCTTTTACATGTCTACAAACTCTCGTGAAGAGAAGAGACATATGTTGTGCCAtaggtaaaaaaatcaaaaaaagtaACATCAAAATGTGTTGCGGAGCGCTGAATTTGTATTTTTTACACATGTCCCCAAAATTACCTTTTTCCAAAAACAAAATACACATGCGCATGGAACATGGATATGCATGTACATGTGCTCAGATTTTCTCAAAACTTAAAACGCCATTTTAATTTAGGCCGGAGCATGTTCTTGTGGCAGCCATCCTGAATTTGCAAACAACATATAATTTCTTTCAAATAATTTTAATTTGCTGAAAAACACTTTGAAACATAGTATACCATAATCCTTAGAATAAACTCACATCAGATTTAACCATATATACGAACGGAAAGAAATCATAATGTTAACCCTCCACATTCCTACGAAAATGTTTGAATCAAAGAGGAGGATGTCCAACAAACACATCTAACCTTGTATTTTTTTTTAGAATGGTTGCTATTTAAAAAAATCACGATGTCTAAACAATATTTATGCATAGTTTAAGTTGTTTTTTAAAACTTACATGAGCCCAAGTGAACTTATAATTAAAGCCCCAATGAAAGTACGATGTTTTCCTTATGTTTATGTATAGTTCAAGTCATTAAATTAGTTGTTTATCTATCCTACCTTTCAGCAAAGCCTAAATATTTGATTTTGTATGTAGCGGTTTTTTCTTTAGAAAATACTTAGTTTTATCACCCGTAGCCTCTGCACCAGGATGCATGCAACCCGACTTACTACAATTGTTCACTGCAAACTCATGAAACCAGCAACCTAATAAAAAAAAAGCTGGCATACCACCACAATACTCACTGCTAAACTATCCCAGCCTGTAAGAGCTAAGATCCATCCAATTTGTGACATTTGTTATTTTTCATTAACGTTAATTAATTAGCAAAGTACTCTCAAATGGGCATTTTTTATTCAAGAGGACCGAAGCTTTTATATATTACCCGTTAGCCTAATTAAACCCATTTTCTAAACATTTATTACAAATTCATGAAACAATCAACCTAATCAAATAGTGTGACATGCCACCCGAAGTATGTGTTTAAGCATATTGAATCCATTACATGCTCGGCACCAAACAGGGACATAAACTCCGTCCCTAGTGAACTATTCCAGTCTCTTGGAGTCGCCAAGCTCTATCTTATCCTTGTATCGTGGCTGTTGTAGCAATACCCAGAACCACTGCCATATACTCGTACACAAGAATAATTGCGTGCAAGATTGAACTTTTTTTCCTTGTCAAAGAATGTATCATTCCAACACAGCTGAACAGACAAAAAAGGAACACATAAAAAAAATATAGGATTGAAGAAATTTGTGAACATCGCTTAACtgaaagccaaaaaaaaaacttATGCGGCACACTACGAGGTGAAGTTATACTACTCCGTAAGCCAAAATACATGTCACATTACGTCATGTCACACCACATCATGCCATGCTACATGATCCTTCGTGCAATGGCGGCATTGAAAATAAATCTAAATAGTCTCCCATATCATTCAAAGCAGAAGCTAACGTTGCATGCAGATGCCGATAAACTTATTTAGCATGACAGTGAAATACACGGAGGTAATATCAAATTATTTGACTATCCCAGATTGTAACGTGTATTACCTCGACACGGAAGGATGAGAGGAGACGAGCAATCGACATCGCCGGACTCCGGCGGCGCAAAACTTGGGTAGAAAGATGGTGTGGGTGCATGCATCGGCAGCCGCCGGTATCCACTATCATGCAAATCGGGGCAACTCCCGGCGCCGGCCGTCGCCATCTCAGGGAGGAAGTGGGTCACTCGGCTGAATTTGCAGCACGCGCGCGCGAGCGCGCCATGGAAAATTCGTTAACAGCCACGCGATCTTCTTCCTAGCCGACCGGCCAGTTAATGGCACCAACACTTGCTATTGCGTCACCGAGCAATATTTCAGTTTGCACATGACCGTGAGCAGTAGTTTGCACAAGGCAACTACGCCAAGGAATTAGCAACGTTCGGTCCACAAGCTGTGGCCTGCATAGCATAGTGGTTTAACCACTAGCACGGTAGATCATTAGCAGTTCAGCACTAGCTATCCAAACTGAATGTTGCGTGACCTATCCACAGTTGCTGATCGATTGGATCCCGCACCATGTAGATCTAGTGCTAAGAGGAAAACTAATGGTGTGGGTTTTCTTGGGATAATCAATTTAGATGGGCACGCATGATGCTGTTGCGTTGACTATAAGGTTCAACTTTTTTTGCGAGTGTGAAGCAAGACACCACTGCAACTCTCAACACAGTGTTTTTGGCACACACTAAAATTATTTTGGACACGCCACCGCCCATCACTTAGCGTGGGTGCATGCCATCGGCGCTGATTCGAGGACGTGAGAATCATATTTTGTTTCATTAAATTATATAGATGATTTGTAAGTTCGCATGGCATGATTAGTATGTCATT
It includes:
- the LOC127314259 gene encoding peroxidase 47, translated to MGAAKDLVRLLILVEVVVAIAGPGAAALSMDYYAMSCPFAEYIVRNVVSEAVMGDPTLAAGLLRLHFHDCFVQGCDASVLLDSTAGNTAEKDAPANKSLRGFEVIDKIKQMLEAQCPGVVSCADVLAFAARDAVLFAGGPYYGVPTGRRDGSRSVFSDTFTALPAPFLNASSLISLFATHGFNVQDMVALSGGHTLGVAHCAAFKTRLTTETATLDSGLGSSLAAACKSGGDSATATFDRTSTAFDGVYFKELQQRRGLLSSDQTLFESPETKQLVNMFAMNPGYFFFAFQQGMLKMGQIDLKEGDHGEVRKSCRVVNSGRW